The proteins below come from a single Hirundo rustica isolate bHirRus1 chromosome 6, bHirRus1.pri.v3, whole genome shotgun sequence genomic window:
- the THBS1 gene encoding thrombospondin-1 has translation MRPATALCLLLVVLGSSDAKRTAESRNDDNSVFDLFELIGFMRKGAGRRAPGVYLVKGPESSSPAYRIEDASRIPAVPDSKFQDLLDAIHAEKGFILLATLRQAKKSRGTLLSVEQKDGSGHVFSLVSNGKAGSLDLSLSVDGKQQLVSVEDVLLATGHWKNITLFVQEDRAQLYVGCEKMENAELDMPIQNIFTRDLASSARLRIAKGGVNDNFQGLLQNVRFVFGTTLETILRNKGCSSSTSAIITLDNPINGSSPAIRTNYIGHKTKDIQAVCGFSCDELTNMFVELQGLRSMVTTLQDRVRKVTEENEIIAKVVQITPGACIHNGVLHKNKEEWTIDSCTECTCQNSATICRKVSCPLMPCSNATVPDGECCPRCWPSDYADDGWSPWSEWTSCSVTCGNGIQQRGRSCDSLNNRCEGSSVQTRTCHLQECDKRFKQDGGWSHWSPWSSCSVTCGTGIITRIRLCNSPVPQLNGKPCEGEARENKACQKDPCPINGNWGPWSPWDACTVTCGGGLQKRSRLCNNPEPQYGGKTCVGEARGTQVCNKQDCPIDGCLSNPCFAGATCTSAPDGSWKCGACPAGYHGDGIHCQDIDECKEVPDACFVFNGVHRCENTEPGYNCLPCPPRFTGTQPFGRSVEDAMTNKQVCKPRNPCTDGTHDCNKNAKCNYLGHFSDPMYRCECKPGYAGNGIICGEDTDLDGWPNENLVCVANATYHCKKDNCPNLPNSGQEDYDKDGIGDACDSDDDDDGIPDDRDNCPFIYNPQQYDYDRDDVGDRCDNCPYNHNPDQTDTDNNGEGDACAIDIDGDGVLNERDNCQYVYNVDQRDTDLDGVGDQCDNCPLEHNPDQEDTDSDLIGDQCDNNQDIDEDGHQNNLDNCPYVPNANQADHDKDGKGDACDHDDDNDGIPDDKDNCRLVANPDQADSDGDGRGDACKDDFDQDSVPDIDDICPENVEISETDFRKFQMIPLDPKGTSQNDPNWVVRHQGKELVQTVNCDPGLAVGFDEFNAVDFSGTFFINTERDDDYAGFVFGYQSSSRFYVVMWKQITQSYWDSTPTKAQGYSGLSIKVVNSTTGPGEHLRNALWHTGNTPGQVRTLWHDPRHIGWKDFTAYRWRLSHRPKTGYIRVVMYEGKKIMADSGPIYDKTYAGGRLGLFVFSQEMVFFSDLKYECRDS, from the exons ATGAGGCCAGCGActgctctctgcctccttcTCGTCGTGCTCGGCAGCTCAGACGCCAAGCGCACTGCAG AGTCCAGGAATGATGATAACAGTGTCTTCGATCTCTTTGAACTCATTGGCTTCATGCGGAAGGGAGCCGGGCGCCGGGCCCCCGGGGTGTACCTGGTGAAGGGACCGGAATCCTCCAGCCCTGCTTACCGCATTGAAGATGCCAGTCgcatccctgctgtccctgacTCGAAGTTCCAAGACTTATTAGATGCCATTCATGCTGAGAAGGGCTTCATTCTCCTGGCCACTCTCCGGCAAGCCAAGAAAAGCAGAGGCACACTGCTCTCCGTGGAACAGAAAGATGGCTCTGGTCATGTCTTCAGCCTAGTATCAAACGGCAAGGCAGGCTCCCTGGACCTGAGCCTTTCTGTTGATGGCAAGCAGCAGTTAGTGTCAGTAGAGGATGTCTTGCTGGCTACTGGACACTGGAAGAATATCACCCTGTTTGTGCAGGAGGACCGAGCTCAGCTCTATGTGGGGTGTGAGAAAATGGAGAACGCTGAACTGGACATGCCCATCCAGAACATCTTCACTAGGGACCtggccagcagtgccaggctccGTATTGCCAAAGGGGGAGTCAACGACAACTTCCAG GGTCTGCTGCAGAATGTGCGGTTTGTGTTTGGAACAACTCTGGAAACTATCCTGCGGAAcaaaggctgctccagct CCACTAGTGCAATCATTACTTTGGACAACCCCATCAATGGTTCCAGCCCAGCTATCCGCACTAATTACATCGGCCATAAAACAAAGGACATCCAAGCAGTCTGTGGATTTTCCTGTGATGAGCTGACAAATATGTTTGTGGAACTGCAAGGGCTCCGGTCCATGGTTACAACACTTCAAGACAGAGTTCGCAAAGTG actgaagaaaatgaaatcattGCCAAAGTAGTGCAGATCACTCCTGGAGCGTGCATTCATAATGGTGTCttgcacaaaaataaagaagagtGGACTATTGACAGCTGCACTGAATGTACTTGCCAG AACTCTGCCACTATATGCCGGAAAGTGTCCTGTCCTCTCATGCCTTGTTCCAATGCCACTGTGCCTGATGGGGAGTGCTGCCCTCGGTGCTGGC CTAGCGACTACGCAGATGATGGATGGTCTCCTTGGTCTGAATGGACCTCGTGTTCTGTGACCTGTGGTAATGGGATTCAGCAGAGAGGCCGTTCCTGTGACAGTCTCAATAACCGCTGTGAGGGCTCCTCTGTGCAGACTCGGACTTGCCACCTTCAGGAGTGCGATAAGAGAT TTAAACAGGATGGTGGCTGGAGTCACTGGTCGCCGTGGTCATCATGTTCTGTCACTTGTGGCACGGGCATCATCACTAGAATTCGTCTTTGCAATTCTCCAGTACCACAGCTGAATGGCAAACCTTGTGAGGGTgaagcaagagaaaacaaagcctgCCAGAAAGATCCTTGCCCAA TTAATGGCAACTGGGGACCATGGTCTCCATGGGATGCGTGCACAGTGACATGTGGAGGAGGACTTCAGAAACGGAGCCGTCTCTGCAATAATCCCGAGCCTCAGTATGGTGGGAAGACTTGCGTAGGTGAAGCTAGAGGGACTCAGGTCTGCAACAAACAGGACTGTCCAATTG ATGGGTGTTTGTCTAATCCCTGCTTTGCGGGGGCTACGTGCACCAGTGCCCCTGATGGTTCCTGGAAGTGTGGTGCCTGTCCTGCTGGCTACCATGGTGATGGTATTCACTGCCAAGATATTGATGAG TGCAAAGAGGTTCCTGATGCCTGCTTTGTCTTCAACGGAGTGCACAGGTGTGAGAATACTGAACCTGGGTACAACTGTCTGCCTTGTCCACCACGTTTCACTGGAACACAGCCATTTGGCCGCAGTGTTGAGGATGCCATGACTAACAAACAG GTCTGCAAGCCACGTAATCCATGCACAGATGGAACACATGACTGCAACAAGAATGCCAAATGCAATTACCTTGGCCACTTTAGTGACCCCATGTATCGCTGTGAATGTAAACCAGGCTATGCTGGCAATGGCATAATCTGTGGAGAAGATACTGACTTGGATGGATGGCCAAATGAGAACCTGGTTTGTGTTGCCAATGCTACTTACCACTGTAAAAAG GATAACTGCCCTAATCTGCCTAACTCAGGGCAGGAAGACTATGATAAGGATGGGATTGGTGATGCCTGTGacagtgatgatgatgatgatggcaTTCCTGATGACCGG GACAACTGTCCATTCATCTACAACCCACAGCAGTATGACTACGACAGGGATGATGTTGGTGACCGCTGTGACAACTGTCCCTACAATCACAACCCTGATCAAACTGACACTGACAACAATGGAGAGGGAGATGCATGTGCAATAGATATTGATGGAGATG GGGTGCTTAATGAAAGAGACAACTGCCAGTATGTCTACAATGTAGACCAGAGGGATACCGACTTGGATGGTGTTGGAGATCAGTGTGATAACTGTCCACTGGAGCACAACCCTGACCAG GAAGACACTGATTCTGATCTCATAGGTGATCAGTGTGACAACAACCAGGACATAGATGAAGATGGACATCAAAATAATCTTGATAACTGCCCCTATGTACCCAATGCCAATCAAGCTGACCATGACAAGGATGGAAAAGGTGATGCCTGTGACCATGATGATGACAATGATGGTATCCCTGATGACAAAGATAACTGCAGATTGGTTGCCAACCCAGATCAAGCTGATTCTGATG GTGATGGACGTGGAGATGCTTGCAAAGATGACTTTGACCAAGACAGTGTGCCAGACATTGATGATATCTGCCCTGAAAATGTGGAAATCAGTGAGACTGATTTCCGAAAATTTCAGATGATTCCCCTGGATCCCAAAGGAACATCCCAAAATGATCCAAACTGGGTTGTTCGTCACCAGGGTAAAGAACTGGTTCAGACAGTCAACTGTGACCCTGGCCTTGCAGTTG GTTTTGATGAATTCAATGCTGTGGACTTCAGTGGTACCTTCTTTATCAATACAGAAAGGGATGATGATTATGCTGGCTTTGTGTTTGGCTACCAGTCTAGCAGTCGTTTCTATGTTGTCATGTGGAAGCAGATCACCCAGTCTTACTGGGACTCCACACCAACCAAAGCTCAAGGCTACTCAGGTCTCTCCATCAAAGTTGTGAATTCCACCACTGGTCCAGGAGAACACCTTCGTAATGCTCTGTGGCACACAGGAAACACTCCTGGCCAG GTGAGAACTTTGTGGCATGATCCTCGTCACATAGGCTGGAAGGACTTCACAGCATACAGATGGCGACTTAGCCATAGACCCAAGACCGGCTACATCAG GGTTGTAATGTACGAAGGGAAGAAAATCATGGCAGACTCAGGACCAATCTACGATAAAACCTATGCTGGTGGTCGGCTGGGATTATTTGTCTTCTCTCAAGAAATGGTGTTCTTCTCAGACCTTAAATATGAATGCAGAG aTTCATAA